One Dictyostelium discoideum AX4 chromosome 3 chromosome, whole genome shotgun sequence genomic region harbors:
- the cbfA gene encoding C-module-binding factor, translated as MEELIKAPNSNFIIMSNQPYQTTSPEIVEDYIIKRGQPFVLTGTTQGWSRSNMFTLDFLSERYSEMELINSPRNNETHTDLQGWRMKDFISYLQVSPEERNPKHLYGKDIACPREWQEYLSHKLQPQYSYKSRFDLVSHLPDYLQPETLLVYIGSNGTYTPGHIDMCGSLSQNLMVSSDQDAFAWWFIVPTEYKDEALKFWGDKGGDVYNESRFIRPIDLLGAPFPIYVFKQRPGDFIFVPPDSVHQVVNCGPGISTKVAWNSISLKSLPISYFSSLPHTRRMAKPELFRIKAIAYYTLRKIMGDVENTNFNTIDVNDVIDIIAPLLEIFHNILQTESILIPKPNYPYCNGETIPFLQPFKYFNGDRIQDRRCDHCNSDIFNRCYHCETCKTDDGQGKDFCFDCVSSGIGCEFHFKVMVLKEFISHSKLKKELSSFYEIYKNLLAHSGRRPKEVDDIITKSTDRVSDECGFLTTATVAYHVVFYSSQKKIKCHRCEKRFKKFSIIFCTNCNARFCEQCVVNTFGQNFQVLMKRNEWECFCCKGLCDCSNCTSNSNSSNHPRILNNNQQLGLPYNNNNNSNNNNNNNINNNNNNNNNNINNNNNNMNNNNSINNNNNNNNNNNINNNNINNNNHHNNNGNNNLNSSYSSLNALSSLSQQQSYGSYDNYNNNNNNNNYNNNNNNNGHIQILKSGRQYDDEQSSSSGSGSSNSTPTKPRPRNGGDDGLMSHFSGNNNNNNNHHNNNNNNNNNHHMMSHHHHNNNNNNNNNNNPTTSSLSSLSTSLSSSSTSTQKPMDVHSKKRPIVLDNDKPKGRPPKNLKEWTSTHKFIISLIELFRSSNNAILGKPNPHYKPIENLPPLVQLYLSQRKAFGGVLWAKTNSCPLLPCIWVKDLSVIPPNTKLLPSLIQGKKIVVLFFGDQDQEEYVGIVGKKSIFSFDEVNQTLLLKCGEVPLAQLEDLFNTTEPEIAMKKDIAAFNYKNQIEEKEEGLYVKQELYNNKKII; from the exons atggaAGAATTAATAAAGGCACCAAATTCGAATTTCATAATAATGTCAAACCAACCATACCAAACAACTAGTCCAGAAATAGTAGAggattatataataaaaagagGTCAACCATTTGTATTAACAGGTACAACTCAAGGTTGGTCAAGAAGTAATATGTTTACTCTTGACTTTTTATCT gaaaGATATTCAGAAatggaattaattaattcaccaAGAAATAATGAAACTCATACAGATTTACAAGGATGGAGAATGAAAGATTTTATATCATATTTACAAGTTTCACCAGAAGAAAGAAATCCAAAACATTTATATGGTAAAGATATAGCATGTCCACGCGAATGGCAAGAATATCTTTCACATAAACTTCAACCACAATATTCATACAAGAGTAGATTCGATTTAGTATCACATTTACCAGATTATTTACAACCAGAGACATTGTTAGTTTATATTGGTAGCAATGGTACCTATACACCAGGCCATATCGATATGTGTGGCAGTCTTAGTCAAAACCTTATGGTATCAAGTGACCAAGACGCTTTTGCATGGTGGTTTATAGTTCCAACTGAATACAAAGATGAGGCATTAAAGTTTTGGGGTGACAAGGGAGGTGACGTTTACAACGAATCAAGATTCATTAGACCAATCGATCTTTTGGGTGCTCCATTTCCAATATACGTATTTAAACAACGTCCAGGAGATTTCATTTTCGTTCCACCCGATTCCGTACATCAAGTGGTAAACTGTGGTCCAGGCATTTCAACAAAGGTAGCATGGAATAGTATCTCTTTAAAGTCTTTGCCAATCTCTTACTTTTCATCATTACCTCATACAAGAAGAATGGCAAAACCAGAACTCTTTAGAATTAAAGCCATCGCTTATTACACCCTTAGAAAGATTATGGGTGATGTAGAGAATACCAATTTCAATACGATCGATGTAAACGATGTCATCGATATCATTGCACCATTGTTGGAGATATTTCATAACATTTTACAAACTGAGTCCATCCTAATCCCAAAACCAAACTATCCCTATTGTAATGGTGAAACCATACCATTCCTTCAACCTTTCAAATACTTTAATGGCGACCGTATTCAAGATCGTCGTTGTGATCATTGTAACTCTGATATCTTCAATCGTTGTTACCATTGTGAAACTTGTAAAACCGATGATGGTCAAGGTAAGGATTTCTGTTTCGATTGTGTCTCGTCTGGTATCGGTTGTGAATTCCATTTCAAGGTTATGGTACTCAAAGAATTCATCTCTCATAGcaaattaaagaaagaaTTGAGTAGTTTCTATGAAATCTACAAGAATCTATTGGCTCATAGTGGTCGTCGTCCAAAGGAAGTCGATGATATCATCACCAAATCAACCGATCGTGTCTCTGATGAATGTGGTTTCCTTACAACTGCAACTGTCGCTTATCATGTAGTCTTTTATTCCTCTCAAAAGAAGATCAAATGTCATAGATGTGAAAAAcgttttaaaaagttttcaaTCATCTTTTGTACCAATTGTAACGCTCGTTTCTGTGAACAATGTGTAGTCAATACTTTTGGTCAAAACTTTCAAGTTTTAATGAAAAGAAATGAATGGGAATGTTTCTGTTGTAAAGGACTTTGCGATTGTTCAAATTGTACTAGtaattcaaattcttcaaatcATCCAcgtattttaaataataatcaacaacttGGTTTAccttataataataataataatagtaataataataacaacaataatattaataataataataataataataataataatattaataataacaataataatatgaataacaacaatagtattaataataataataataataataataataacaatattaataataacaatattaataataataatcatcataataataacggtaataataatttaaattcatcataTTCTTCATTAAATGCTTTATCTTCACTCtctcaacaacaatcatATGGTAGTTATGataattataacaataataataataataataattataacaataacaataataataatggtcatattcaaattttaaaatctggACGTCAATATGATGATgaacaatcatcatcatcaggaTCAGGATCATCAAActcaacaccaacaaaacCAAGACCAcgtaatggtggtgatgatggtttaATGTCTCATTTTtctggtaataataataataacaataatcatcataacaataataataataataataataatcatcataTGATGtcacatcatcatcataataacaataataataataataacaataataatccaacaacatcatcactTTCAAGTTTATCAACTTCattatcttcttcatcaacatcaacacaaAAACCAATGGATGTGCATTCCAAGAAAAGACCAATTGTTTTAGATAATGATAAACCAAAAGGTAGACCaccaaagaatttaaaagaatggACATCAACtcataaatttattatttcattgattgaattgtttAGATCCTCTAATAATGCAATCTTGGGTAAACCAAATCCACACTATAAgccaattgaaaatttaccTCCCTTAGTTCAATTGTATCTCAGTCAAAGAAAAGCTTTCGGTGGTGTTTTATGGGCAAAGACAAATAGTTGTCCATTGTTACCATGTATTTGGGTTAAAGATTTATCTGTAATTCCTCCAAACACTAAATTACTCCCATCATTGATTCAAGGTAAAAAGAttgttgttttgtttttcGGTGACCAAGATCAAGAAGAGTACGTAGGTATCGTAGGTaagaaatcaatatttaGTTTCGATGAAGTTAATCAAACTCTCCTCTTAAAATGTGGTGAGGTTCCTCTCGCTCAATTGGAGGATTTATTCAATACTACTGAACCTGAAATTGCCATGAAAAAAGATATTGCTGCCTTTAactataaaaatcaaattgaagaaaaagaagaaggtTTATATGTAAAACAAGaactttataataataaaaaaataatttaa
- a CDS encoding AFK family protein kinase: MNKIKVFKKNFFFEKIKNKKNNIEIKKSTNDSTSNTCTDIKNNIIIENKINEENIENNNNINIGNNSVNNNNINNNNNSINNNNNNNNKNKNKNNNSYIPMIQYSNIHCIDWSSLISVDKLDLGSSNIFLIATFLNNKCEYNQVLLKSSTTIVQEVYASVLESILKLPIPEMRLLEYSNDEYIQMSRSLLTISSKTNKSLYDYIKLELLKSFFLIMEYAPNGKSFKDLDYKEYFSGYGGEKKLNQLGQVIAFDIFCNNSDRLPLIWDNVSSHFSNILFYDIPNRNGWYISLMNSNVTCINNSSFTIGYRKYITRVKSILYALFKRPNIESNQIKKMRESISKSYKINLSSSCGISIQRGIIQGVQLIISRISISILSDTKEKLRHLVKVDSTTNAWKKGLDSIHLPFLSDLLDTMVLFY; this comes from the exons atgaataaaataaaagtgtttaaaaaaaactttttttttgaaaagataaaaaataagaaaaataatatagaaattaaaaaatcaacaaatgaTTCAACCTCTAATACTTGTActgatataaaaaataatataataattgagaataaaataaatgaagaaaatatagaaaataataataatattaatattggtaataatagtgtaaataataataatattaataataataataattcaataaataataataataataataataataaaaataaaaataaaaataataattcatataTTCCAATGATTCAATATTCAAATATACATTGTATTGACTGGTCATCATTAATTAGTGTTGATAAACTTGATTTAGGTAgttcaaatatatttttaattgcaacatttttaaataataaatgtgaGTACAAtcaagttttattaaaatcatcaacaactatTGTTCAAGAAGTTTATGCATCTGTTTTAGAAAGTATCTTAAAATTACCAATACCCGAAATGAGATTATTAGAATACTCAAATGATGAATATATTCAAATGTCAAGATCACTTTTAACAATATCTtcaaaaactaataaaagtttatatgattatattaaattggaattattaaaatcattttttttaa ttatGGAATATGCACCAAAtggtaaatcatttaaagatttagatTATAAAGAATACTTTTCAGGGTATGGTGgtgaaaagaaattgaatcaGTTGGGTCAAGTTATTGCATTTGATatattttgtaataatagtgatagaTTGCCATTGATTTGGGATAATGTTAGTAgtcatttttcaaatatactATTCTATGATATACCAAATAGGAATGGGTGGTATATTTCTTTAATGAATTCAAATGTAACatgtataaataatagtagtttCACAATTGGCTATAGGAAATATATTACTCGAGTAAAGTCTATATTGTATGCACTTTTTAAAAGACCAAATATcgaatcaaatcaaattaaaaagatgAGAGAAAGTATATCAAAAtcttataaaattaatctaTCCTCCTCTTGTGGTATCTCAATACAACGTGGTATAATTCAAGGtgtacaattaataattagtCGAATCTCTATCTCAATATTATCCGATACCAAAGAGAAACTTAGACATTTAGTTAAAGTCGATAGTACTACAAATGCTTGGAAAAAGGGTTTAGATTCAATTCATCTTCCTTTTTTATCTGATTTGCTAGATACTATGgtgttattttattaa
- a CDS encoding sterol desaturase family protein, with translation MMKLGNILSFFKSEKNYNIDQLDPQPTNSIEYGWSWILQSYGEFGLFLIFYISMAILYALSAIVFHLFDKYKLFPKLKLQVTKYPSSQDIKRCINNLVLNYIFVILPLGVVFFPFSKVLGMSYDLPLPSVWKFLFDIFLCLIGEDFFHYFMHRFFHTPWFYKNIHKEHHYYSAPFGFTASYAHPVEVVFLGIATFAPVLIIRPHYLTFYSWFVVRQLDAVLTHSGYDIDVFPFNFMPYYGGTSFHDYHHKEFTCNYGSRFTYLDKLLGTYKERSKPKSKSN, from the exons atgatgaaattaggaaatattttaagttttttCAAATCAGAAAAAAACTATAACATTGACCAACTCGACCCACAACCAaccaattcaattgaatatgGTTGGTCATGGATTCTTCAAAGTTATGGTGAATTTGGTttattcttaattttttatatctcAATGGCTATCCTTTATGCCCTTAGTGCAATTGTCTTCCATTTATTTGACAAATATAAACTTTTCCCAAAGTTAAAACTTCAAGTTACT aaaTATCCATCATCTCAAGATATTAAAAGatgtattaataatttagttttaaattatattttcgTTATTTTACCATTGGGTGTTGTATTTTTCCCATTTTCAAAAGTTTTAGGAATGAGTTATgatttaccattaccatcagT ttggaaatttttatttgatattttcCTTTGTTTAATTGGTGAAGATTTCTTCCATTATTTTATGCATAGATTTTTCCATACTCCATGGTTctataaaaatattcataAGGAACATCACTACTATTCAGCACCATTTGGATTTACAGCTTCATATGCACATCCAGTTGAAGTTGTATTTTTAGGTATTGCCACATTCGCACcagttttaattattagaCCACATTATCTCACTTTTTATTCATGGTTTGTCGTTCGTCAATTAGATGCCGTTTTAACTCACTCTGGTTATGATATTGATGTTTTCCCATTCAATTTCATGCCATACTATGGTGGTACATCTTTCCATGATTATCATCATAAAGAGTTTACATGCAACTATGGTTCAAGATTCACTTATttagataaattattagGAACTTATAAAGAAAgatcaaaaccaaaatcaaaatcaaactaa
- a CDS encoding aldehyde dehydrogenase — MENSHSQCIFKNAKDFLTANNALIYQVVVAILSIAFLYKILFNRKNITKRAKRDIGISPASNGTGQKIDCVNPATGKSMGIVNSLKPDEVKTCLEAAQKAQVEWGQTTFDERRQILQDFIDMFIKHENELVEASMRDTGKTRFEAMFGEILTSCEKLRYLIQNGEKALKTEDRIVPMLMGTKSARLEYHPLGVIGIIIPWNYPIHSIISAAAAAIFAGNAALVKVSEWSTHSKILFEHLLRKVLSNRGYDPNLIQILPGMGETGEALVRSGVDKILFIGSPGTGKRVMKAASDSLTPVILELGGKDPMIVFDDVELDWALAIVQRGCFINLGQNCISSERVFVHEKIYDQFCKQMADKINSLKQGPPEEGHFDFGSMTMPAQVDKVEHLVGTAIKEGATLLAGGKRNPAYPKGNYFLPTVLANVTENMTIFQEEAFGPVCSIIKFSDEHDLIRKANGTAFGLGCSILSSDIKRAERIGSKISTGMLTINDYGASYLIQDLPFGGCKESGFGRFNGPEGLRGFSREVSILTDRFGIKTPVPRLIRYPIDPASVGIIRQAIYMIYQRGIVNKLRAALNFTSQVIKNPKLLL; from the exons atggaaaatagTCATTCTCAATGCATCTTTAAGAATGCAAAGGATTTTTTGACTGCCAACAATGCACTTATTTATCAAGTAGTTGTTGCAATCTTATCCATTgcttttttatataaaattcttttcaatAGAAAGAATATTACTAAAAGAGCAAAGAGAGATATTGGTATTTCACCAGCATCAAATGGTACCGGTCAAAAAATTGATTGTGTTAATCCAGCAACTGGAAAATCAATGGGTAttgtaaattcattaaaaccaGATGAAGTTAAAACTTGTTTAGAAGCTGCTCAAAAAGCTCAAGTTGAATGGGGTCAAACAACTTTTGATGAAAGAAGACAAATCTTACAAGATTTCATTGATATGTTTATTAAAcatgaaaatgaattagtTGAAGCATCAATGAGAGATACTGGTAAAACAA gATTTGAAGCAATGTTTGGTGAAATTTTAACAAGTTGTGAAAAATTAAgatatttaattcaaaatggTGAAAAAGCATTAAAAACTGAAGATAGAATTGTACCAATGTTAATGGGTACAAAATCAGCAAGATTAGAATATCATCCATTAGGTgtaattggtattattattccaTGGAATTATCCAATTCATAGTATTATTtcagcagcagcagcagcaatTTTTGCAGGTAATGCAGCATTGGTAAAGGTATCAGAATGGTCAACTCATTCAAAGATTCTTTTTGAACATCTTTTAAGAAAAGTTTTATCCAATAGAGGTTATGATCCAAATTTGATTCAAATTCTTCCAGGTATGGGTGAAACTGGTGAAGCATTAGTTCGTAGTGGTGTCGATAAGATTTTATTCATTGGTTCACCAGGTACTGGTAAACGTGTTATGAAAGCTGCAAGTGATAGTCTCACTCCAGTTATTTTAGAACTCGGTGGTAAAGATCCAATGATTGTTTTCGATGATGTTGAATTGGATTGGGCATTAGCAATTGTACAAAGAGGTTGTTTCATTAATTTAGGTCAAAATTGTATTTCATCAGAGAGAGTATTTGTTCATGAGAAGATCTATGATCAATTCTGTAAACAAATGGCTGATAAAATCAATTCTCTCAAACAAGGTCCACCAGAAGAAGGTCATTTCGATTTTGGTTCAATGACTATGCCAGCACAGGTTGATAAGGTTGAACATCTCGTTGGCACCGCCATCAAAGAGGGTGCCACATTATTAGCTGGTGGTAAAAGAAATCCAGCTTATCCAAAGGGTAACTATTTCCTTCCAACCGTTTTAGCAAATGTCACTGAAAATATGACAATTTTCCAAGAGGAAGCTTTTGGTCCAGTTTGTAGTATCATTAAATTCTCTGATGAACACGATCTCATTCGTAAGGCCAATGGCACTGCTTTTGGTTTAGGTTGTTCAATCCTCAGTAGTGACATTAAAAGAGCTGAACGTATAGGTAGCAAAATCTCAACTGGTATGTTAACTATCAATGATTATGGTGCATCttatttaattcaagatCTTCCATTTGGTGGTTGTAAAGAATCTGGTTTCGGTCGTTTCAATGGTCCAGAAGGTCTTAGAGGTTTCTCACGTGAAGTTTCTATCCTCACTGATCGTTTTGGTATTAAAACTCCAGTTCCACGTCTTATTCGTTATCCAATTGATCCAGCTTCAGTTGGTATCATTCGTCAAGCTATCTATATGATTTATCAAAGAGGTATTGTCAATAAATTAAGAGCTGCTTTAAATTTTACTTCTCAAGTTattaaaaatccaaaattattattataa